A DNA window from Arachis duranensis cultivar V14167 chromosome 3, aradu.V14167.gnm2.J7QH, whole genome shotgun sequence contains the following coding sequences:
- the LOC107481638 gene encoding potassium transporter 10 has product MASRVESDEDGDNKGSMWDLDQKLDQPMDEEAGRLKNMYREKKFSAVLLLRLAFQSLGVVYGDLGTSPLYVFYNTFPHGVKDPEDVIGALSLIIYSLTLVPLLKYVFVVLRANDNGQGGTFALYSLLCRHAKIKTIPNQHRTDEELTTYSRSTFHEKSFAAKTKRWLEEQATRRSAILILVLVGTCMVIGDGILTPAISVLSAAGGIKVNKPHMSNGVVVLVAVVILVGFFSMQHYGTDRVSWLFAPIVLLWFLLIGGIGIFNIWKHGSSVLKAFSPVYIYRYFKRGGQEGWTSLGGIMLSITGTEALFADLAHFPVSAVQLAFTLIVFPCLLLAYSGQAAYLMNNLDHSQDVFYRSIPDRIYWPVFVVATTAAIVASQATITATFSIIKQALAHGCFPRVKVVYTSKTFLGQIYIPDINWILMILCISVTAGFENQNQIGNAYGTAVVIVMLVTTFLMIMIMILVWRCHWILVLIFTGLSLIVECTYFSSVLFKIDQGGWVPLVIAGAFLVIMYVWHYGTVKRYEFEMHSKVSMAWILGLGPSLGLVRVPGIGLVYTELASGVPHIFSHFITNLPAIHSVVVFVCVKYLPVYTVPEEERFLVKRIGPKNFHMFRCVARYGYKDLHKKDESFEKKLFDNLFMFVRLESMMEGCSDSDEYSLCGQKTVQSMDGMLSNNGNTRTASSNMDISVSSLDSIEPAKSPPHVKSSGQTSSQTEVDELEFLNNNRDAGVVHILGNTVVRARRDSRFYKKIAVDYIYAFLRKICRENSVIFNVPHESLLNVGQIFYV; this is encoded by the exons ATGGCTTCGAGGGTAGAGAGTGATGAAGATGGAGATAACAAAGGTAGTATGTGGGATTTGGATCAGAAGCTTGACCAGCCTATGGATGAAGAGGCAGGAAGGCTCAAGAACATGTACAGAGAAAAA AAATTTTCTGCAGTGCTGCTTCTTCGGCTTGCATTCCAGAGTCTTGGTGTGGTATATGGAGATTTGGGCACTTCGCCCTTGTATGTTTTCTACAACACATTTCCTCATGGAGTGAAAGATCCAGAAGATGTAATCGGAGCTCTTTCCTTGATTATCTACTCTCTTACTTTGGTGCCGCTCCTCAAATATGTTTTTGTTGTATTAAGAGCAAATGACAATGGCCAAG GGGGAACATTTGCGCTTTATTCCTtgctttgccggcatgccaagaTTAAAACCATTCCAAACCAGCATCGCACCGATGAAGAGCTTACAACGTATAGTCGGTCAACCTTCCATGAAAAGTCATTTGCTGCAAAAACTAAGAGATGGTTAGAGGAACAGGCAACTAGGAGGAGTGCCATTCTTATTCTTGTCCTTGTTGGCACCTGCATGGTGATTGGAGATGGGATTCTGACCCCAGCTATATCCG TTTTGTCAGCAGCTGGTGGCATCAAGGTAAATAAGCCACATATGAGTAATG GTGTGGTTGTCCTGGTTGCTGTCGTAATATTGGTCGGGTTTTTCAGCATGCAACATTATGGTACAGATAGAGTTAGTTGGCTCTTTGCTCCAATTGTCCTCCTTTGGTTTCTCCTAATTGGAGGCATAGGTATATTTAACATCTGGAAACATGGAAGCAGTGTTCTAAAAGCATTCTCGCCGGTGTATATATATCGCTATTTCAAAAGAGGAGGACAGGAAGGCTGGACTTCCCTGGGTGGTATCATGCTCAGTATAACAG GGACGGAGGCTCTTTTTGCCGACTTAGCTCATTTTCCAGTCTCAGCTGTACAGCTTGCATTTACATTAATTGTGTTTCCTTGCCTTCTTTTAGCCTATTCCGGTCAAGCTGCTTACCTTATGAATAACTTGGATCATTCGCAAGATGTTTTCTATCGTTCTATTCCAG ATAGAATATACTGGCCAGTGTTTGTCGTTGCAACCACAGCGGCTATAGTTGCAAGCCAGGCCACAATAACAGCAACCTTTTCAATTATTAAGCAAGCTCTTGCTCATGGATGTTTCCCAAGAGTTAAAGTTGTATATACATCAAAGACATTCCTTGGCCAGATATATATTCCGGACATCAATTGGATCCTTATGATTCTTTGCATTTCTGTTACTGCTGGGTTTGAAAATCAAAACCAGATTGGTAATGCATATG GTACTGCAGTGGTGATAGTCATGCTGGTTACAACATTCCTTATGATTATGATCATGATATTAGTGTGGCGCTGCCATTGGATTCTTGTTCTCATCTTCACCGGCTTATCGTTAATCGTCGAATGCACATATTTTTCCTCTGTACTGTTCAAAATTGATCAAGGTGGATGGGTTCCCTTGGTAATTGCTGGAGCATTTCTTGTTATCATGTATGTTTGGCACTATGGCACGGTGAAGCGCTATGAGTTTGAAATGCATAGTAAGGTCTCAATGGCATGGATTCTAGGCCTTGGCCCCAGTTTGGGGCTGGTTCGAGTCCCGGGAATTGGACTAGTCTACACAGAGCTTGCAAGTGGAGTACCCCACATCTTTTCTCATTTCATCACCAACCTCCCAGCAATCCATTCAGTTGTAGTTTTCGTATGCGTCAAGTATCTTCCTGTCTACACAGTCCCAGAAGAAGAGAGATTCCTTGTCAAGAGGATTGGACCTAAGAATTTCCACATGTTTCGATGTGTGGCACGATATGGATACAAAGACCTGCATAAGAAAGATGAGAGTTTTGAGAAAAAGCTCTTTGATAACCTTTTCATGTTTGTTCGGCTCGAATCTATGATGGAAGGGTGTTCGGATTCGGACGAATACAGCTTATGTGGACAGAAAACAGTGCAGTCCATGGATGGCATGTTGAGTAACAATGGAAACACAAGAACTGCATCATCCAATATGGATATATCAGTTTCCTCACTAGATTCAATAGAACCGGCTAAATCTCCACCGCATGTGAAATCCTCCGGTCAAACAAGCAGCCAGACCGAGGTCGACGAACTCGAGTTCTTGAATAACAACAGGGATGCCGGGGTGGTTCACATACTAGGGAACACTGTGGTGAGGGCAAGGAGAGATTCAAGGTTCTACAAGAAAATAGCAGttgattatatatatgcatTCCTTAGGAAGATATGCAGGGAAAATAGTGTGATCTTCAATGTTCCCCATGAAAGTCTCTTAAATGTGGGTCAGATTTTCTATGTATAG
- the LOC107481637 gene encoding LOW QUALITY PROTEIN: pentatricopeptide repeat-containing protein At2g41080-like (The sequence of the model RefSeq protein was modified relative to this genomic sequence to represent the inferred CDS: deleted 1 base in 1 codon) has protein sequence MGFRLPRTCFSFSVPTVFQNSVFHLSTATFKIHLEDGNFSDAKEQFATLCSNGRIREAFHSFVSYIWSEPRLFSNLIQACIPTKSVSLGKQLHSLIITSGCSSDKFVSNHLLNLYSKFGELRAAVLLFDRMHSRNIMSCNIMIKAHLEMGSFESAKKLFDEMPERNVATWNAMVTGLAKFEMNEESLFLFSRMNALGFMPDEYSLGSVLRGCAHLTALFAGQQIHAYVMKSGFEFNLVVTCSLAHMYIKAGSLSDGETLIRLMPNYNVVAWNTLMSGKAQNGCFEGVLDQYCMMKKAGFRPDKITFVTVISSCSELATLGQGKQIHAEAIKAGASSIVDVVSSLVSMYSRCGSLKDSMKAFSEGKQRDIVLWSSMISAYGFHGRGEEAIKLFDEMEQENLPGNEVTFLSLLYACCHCGLKDKGLDFFELMVQKYGLKARLEHYNCVVDLLGRSGCLDDAEAVIRSMPMKPDAIIWKTLLSACKIHKNAEMAKRVVEEVLRINPQDSASYILLANIHASANRWQDVSEVRKAMRGKMLKKEPGISWVEIKNQVHQFCLDDKSHPQSAEINRYLEELTSEMKMRGYVPDTSSVMHDMDNEEKEYNLAHHSEKMAIAFALMNCPEGMPIRVMKNLRVCSDCHVAIKYISEIKNLEIIVRDASRFHHFKDGTCSCGDYW, from the exons ATGGGCTTTCGTCTTCCTCGTACGTGCTTCTCGTTTTCTGTGCCTACCGTTTTTCAAAATTCCGTCTTTCACTTGTCCACAGCTACCTTCAAAATCCACTTGGAAGATGGAAACTTTTCAGATGCCAAAGAACAATTTGCAACCTTGTGTTCCAACGGGCGTATCAGAGAAGCGTTTCACAGCTTTGTTTCTTATATTTGGTCTGAACCCCGTTTGTTCTCAAATCTCATACAAGCATGCATTCCCACAAAGTCTGTTTCTTTGGGGAAGCAGCTTCATTCTTTGATTATTACTTCTGGCTGTTCCTCCGACAAGTTTGTTTCCAACCATCTCCTCAACCTGTATTCGAAATTTGGGGAGCTCCGAGCTGCAGTCTTACTGTTTGATAGAATGCATAGTAGGAACATCATGTCGTGTAACATCATGATCAAAGCCCATCTTGAAATGGGTAGTTTTGAGAGTGCCAAGAaactgtttgatgaaatgcccgAGAGGAATGTTGCTACTTGGAATGCAATGGTCACGGGGTTGGCTAAGTTTGAAATGAATGAGGAGTCTTTGTTCTTGTTTTCACGGATGAATGCGTTGGGCTTCATGCCGGATGAGTACTCGCTGGGTAGTGTGCTCAGGGGATGTGCACACCTCACAGCTTTGTTTGCAGGCCAACAGATTCATGCTTATGTTATGAAAAGTGGGTTTGAGtttaatttggttgtcacatgCTCTTTAGCTCACATGTACATCAAAGCTGGAAGCTTGAGTGATGGAGAGACATTGATCAGATTGATGCCAAATTATAATGTGGTTGCTTGGAATACACTTATGTCTGGGAAAGCTCAAAATGGGTGTTTTGAAGGAGTTTTAGATCAATACTGTATGATGAAAAAGGCAGGTTTCAGACCAGATAAGATTACTTTTGTGACAGTGATCAGTTCATGTTCGGAGTTAGCCACACTTGGTCAAGGGAAGCAAATACATGCCGAAGCAATCAAAGCAGGAGCTAGTTCTATAGTTGATGTAGTTAGCTCATTAGTTAGTATGTATTCAAGATGTGGATCCTTGAAAGACTCTATGAAAGCTTTTTCAGAAGGCAAACAGCGAGATATTGTATTGTGGAGCTCAATGATTTCTGCTTATGGGTTTCATGGTCGAGGGGAAGAAGCTATAAAACTCTTTGATGAGATGGAACAGGAAAATTTGCCAGGAAATGAAGTTACATTTTTGAGCTTGTTATATGCATGTTGTCATTGTGGATTGAAGGACAAAGGGCTTGATTTCTTTGAGTTGATGGTACAAAAGTATGGGCTCAAGGCTAGACTAGAACACTATAATTGTGTCGTTGACCTACTAGGTAGGTCTGGTTGTTTGGACGATGCAGAGGCTGTGATACGTTCCATGCCTATGAAACCAGATGCAATTATATGGAAAACACTCTTATCTGCATGTAAGATCCACAAGAATGCAGAAATGGCAAAACGGGTTGTCGAAGAAGTTCTTAGGATCAATCCTCAAGATTCAGCATCATATATTCTACTTGCCAATATTCATGCTTCTGCTAATAGGTGGCAGGATGTTTCTGAGGTGAGGAAGGCCATGAGAGGCAAGATGTTGAAGAAAGAACCAGGCATAAGTTGGGTAGAAATAAAGAATCAGGTTCACCAGTTCTGTTTGGATGATAAATCCCACCCACAATCTGCGGAGATCAATCGGTATCTGGAAGAACTAACTTCAGAAATGAAGATGCGCGGCTATGTCCCAGATACTAGCTCTGTAATGCATGACATGGACAATGAGGAGAAAGAATACAACTTGGCACACCACAGTGAGAAGATGGCAATTGCTTTTGCTTTGATGAATTGTCCAGAGGGAATGCCAATAAGGGTGATGAAGAACTTGCGCGTTTGTAGTGATTGCCATGTTGCCATTAAGTACATATCggagata aaaaatttggaaattATAGTGCGAGATGCTAGCAGGTTTCACCATTTCAAAGATGGTACATGTTCTTGTGGAGATTATTGGTAA
- the LOC107481636 gene encoding ATP-dependent zinc metalloprotease FTSH 2, chloroplastic — MAASSACLIGNGLSTRSNRTTLSKNLNRSYLFSSWRISSLNKAPNSKPATIKASSSSSLDQRNHEGRRGFLKFLAGNVGAGLPALLGSGKAYADEQQGVSSSSRMSYSRFLEYLDKDRVSRVDLYENGTIAIVEAVSPELGNRVQRVRVQLPGLNQELLQKFREKNIDFAAHNAQEDSGSLLFNLIGNLAFPLILIGGLFLLSRRSGGMGGPGGPGFPLAFGQSKAKFQMEPNTGVTFDDVAGVDEAKQDFMEVVEFLKKPERFTAVGARIPKGVLLVGPPGTGKTLLAKAIAGEAGVPFFSISGSEFVEMFVGIGASRVRDLFKKAKENAPCIVFVDEIDAVGRQRGTGIGGGNDEREQTLNQLLTEMDGFEGNTGIIVIAATNRADILDSALLRPGRFDRQVTVDVPDVKGRTEILKVHGSNKKFDSDVSLEVIAMRTPGFSGADLANLLNEAAILAGRRGKTAISSKEIDDSIDRIVAGMEGTVMTDGKSKSLVAYHEVGHAICGTLTPGHDAVQKVTLVPRGQARGLTWFIPSDDPTLISKQQLFARIVGGLGGRAAEEVIFGEPEVTTGAAGDLQQITGLAKQMVTTFGMSDIGPWSLMDASAQSGDVIMRMMARNSMSEKLAEDIDAAVKRLSDEAYEIALRHIRNNREAIDKIVEVLLEKETISGDEFRALLSEFVEIPAENRVPPSTPVPATV, encoded by the exons ATGGCGGCATCATCAGCATGTCTTATTGGAAATGGTTTATCTACACGGAGTAATAGAACAACTCTGAGCAAGAACTTGAATAGAAGCTACCTCTTCTCATCTTGGAGAATTTCATCGCTGAATAAGGCACCAAATTCTAAACCTGCAACAATAAaggcatcatcatcatcatccttggACCAAAGGAACCATGAAGGGCGAAGGGGGTTTCTAAAATTCTTGGCTGGAAATGTTGGGGCTGGCTTACCTGCATTGTTGGGTAGCGGCAAGGCTTACGCCGATGAACAACAAGGGGTTTCCTCCTCCTCAAGAATGTCATACTCGAGGTTCCTCGAGTATTTGGACAAGGATAGAGTCAGCAGAGTGGATCTCTATGAGAATGGAACCATAGCTATAGTTGAGGCTGTTTCTCCTGAATTGGGGAATAGGGTTCAGCGTGTGAGAGTTCAACTTCCAGGACTTAACCAAGAGCTCCTTCAGAAATTCAGGGAGAAGAACATTGACTTTGCTGCTCACAATGCACAAGAAGATTCTGGTTCTCTTTTGTTTAACCTGATTGGGAATTTGGCCTTCCCTCTGATCTTGATTGGTGGATTATTCCTTCTCTCGAGACGATCTGGAGGGATGGGAGGTCCTGGTGGGCCTGGCTTTCCTCTTGCTTTTGGTCAATCCAAGGCCAAGTTTCAAATGGAACCTAATACCGGGGTGACGTTTGATGATGTTGCTGGGGTGGATGAAGCTAAGCAGGATTTTATGGAGGTAGTGGAGTTTCTGAAGAAGCCTGAAAGGTTCACTGCTGTTGGAGCTCGCATACCAAAGGGTGTTCTTCTTGTTGGACCTCCTGGAACTGGGAAGACCCTTTTGGCCAAGGCGATCGCTGGCGAAGCTGGTGTTCCGTTCTTCTCAATCTCAGGTTCTGAGTTTGTTGAGATGTTTGTTGGTATCGGTGCTTCAAGAGTCCGTGATTTATTCAAGAAGGCTAAAGAGAATGCCCCTTGCATTGTGTTCGTTGATGAAATTGATGCTGTTGGGAGACAAAGAGGGACTGGAATTGGTGGAGGGAATGATGAAAGAGAACAGACACTCAATCAGCTTTTGACAGAAATGGATGGGTTCGAGGGTAATACAGGCATCATCGTAATTGCAGCTACTAACAGGGCTGACATTCTTGACTCTGCTTTGTTAAGGCCGGGCCGATTTGATAGACAG GTAACAGTCGATGTTCCAGATGTAAAGGGAAGGACTGAAATCCTAAAGGTTCATGGTAGCAATAAAAAGTTTGATTCTGATGTTTCACTTGAAGTAATTGCAATGAGAACACCCGGTTTTAGTGGAGCTGATCTTGCAAATCTATTGAATGAAGCTGCTATATTGGCTGGTCGTCGGGGAAAGACAGCAATCTCATCTAAAGAGATTGATGATTCTATTGATAGGATTGTGGCTGGAATGGAAGGAACGGTGATGACTGATGGGAAGAGCAAAAGTTTAGTGGCATATCATGAAGTCGGGCATGCCATTTGTGG AACTTTGACCCCTGGTCATGATGCTGTGCAAAAAGTAACACTAGTTCCCCGTGGTCAAGCTCGAGGCCTTACATGGTTCATTCCTTCCGACGACCCAACCTTGATCTCCAAACAACAACTCTTTGCAAGAATTGTTGGAGGATTAGGCGGTAGGGCTGCCGAGGAAGTTATTTTTGGCGAGCCTGAGGTTACAACTGGAGCAGCTGGAGATTTGCAGCAAATCACTGGTTTGGCAAAACAG ATGGTAACCACATTTGGAATGTCTGATATCGGTCCTTGGTCGCTAATGGATGCGTCGGCACAAAGTGGGGATGTTATCATGAGAATGATGGCAAGGAACTCGATGTCAGAGAAGCTGGCAGAAGACATTGATGCTGCTGTCAAGAGGCTATCAGATGAAGCATACGAGATTGCACTGCGCCATATAAGGAACAACCGCGAGGCCATTGATAAGATTGTGGAAGTCCTGTTGGAGAAAGAGACTATATCCGGAGATGAATTCCGTGCTCTCCTCTCTGAGTTTGTGGAAATTCCGGCCGAAAATCGGGTCCCTCCTTCAACTCCAGTACCTGCCACTGTTTGA